A single genomic interval of Arctopsyche grandis isolate Sample6627 chromosome 8, ASM5162203v2, whole genome shotgun sequence harbors:
- the LOC143915193 gene encoding inositol 2-dehydrogenase-like — protein sequence MATSGFKDTLSPYNQPKQIPPYQDYLYKQYETDVSLDLSKKDCEKPIGVAIFGLGRAGSIHLSNLVKNPRVQLLYVVDDIPSKWHKMKAYWGLKSTMFLTSKDAAKVYSDVKVDAVVVASPTFTHEDIVTKSLAAKKSVFCEKPIAEDIESSTRCYKQAEMVNKPLFSAFNRRFDPSYSALRDRVRAGEVGHVQMIKVCSRDSPLPSIDYLKMSGGIFHDCIVHDIDMATWVIGELPTKVQTTAFSHIPEIKAINDFDTVAILLTFPSGTIAMLDNSRHSNYGYDQRLEVFGSKGMIRADNERPVHCNEVQLGYSGSSFAPIWFSFPSRYRMAYYLEMEHFLDVVRGYAKPMVQGFQTIAVSKIATAAEKSARTGMTVELKWTEEERNRKYS from the exons ATGGCTACTTCAGGCTTTAAAGATACGCTGTCTCCTTACAACCAGCCGAAGCAAATTCCACCTTACCAAGACTATCTTTATAAGCA aTATGAAACCGACGTGAGCTTGGATTTATCAAAAAAGGATTGCGAAAAGCCAATCGGCGTGGCTATATTCGGCTTGGGCAGAGCTGGGTCAATTCACTTGTCTAATCTTGTTAAAAATCCCAGAGTTCAATTGTTGTATGTAGTCGATGATATTCCATCCAAATGGCATAAAATGAAAGCGTATTGGGGTTTGAAAAGTACGATGTTTTTAACATCGAAAGATGCGGCGAAGGTTTACAGCGATGTGAA AGTGGACGCTGTAGTAGTTGCATCACCGACGTTCACGCACGAAGATATCGTGACCAAGTCTTTGGCGGCTAAAAAGTCGGTGTTTTGTGAGAAACCGATTGCCGAAGACATTGAGTCGTCGACTAGATGTTATAAGCAAGCCGAAATGGTTAACAAACCACTCTTCTCAGCGTTCAATCGTCGTTTTGATCCTTCATACAGTGCTCTGCGAGACCGAGTGAGAGCTGGGGAAGTTGGACATGTTCAAATGATTAAAGTTTGCAGTAGAGATTCTCCACTACCCTCGATCGACTATTTAAAAATGTCTG gtGGAATTTTCCACGACTGCATTGTCCACGACATAGATATGGCCACATGGGTGATTGGTGAACTGCCGACGAAAGTTCAAACTACTGCTTTTAGCCACATACCGGAAATAAAGGCAATAAACGATTTTGACACCGTGGCAATTCTTCTCACATTTCCGAGCGGAACCATCGCCATGCTTGACAACAGCCGACACAGCAATTATGGATACGACCAACGTCTCGAGGTGTTCGGATCTAAGGGCATGATACGGGCTGATAATGAGAGACCTGTACACTGTAATGAAGTTCAGTTGGGATATTCGGGCAGTAGCTTTGCTCCGATATGGTTCTCTTTCCCTTCCCGCTACAGGATGGCTTATTATTTGGAGATGGAACATTTCTTAGACGTAGTTAGAG GATATGCCAAACCGATGGTACAAGGTTTCCAGACTATTGCGGTTTCTAAGATTGCTACTGCGGCTGAGAAGAGTGCACGTACTGGAATGACAGTTGAATTGAAGTGGACTGAAGAAGAAAGaaatcgaaaatattcataa
- the Pop2 gene encoding CCR4-NOT transcription complex subunit Pop2 translates to MKIKSDFDSADRAIRQSNIDKVSELGGLRGSLAGSPSAKWTAGLVEGQDPVPFESVRQSMPSVSGVSSIPSNEECGIKDVWKHNLEEEFRTIRQVVQKYHWVAMDTEFPGVVARPLGEFRSTADYQYQLLRCNVDLLKIIQLGLTFMDENGKTPHGYTTWQFNFKFNLQEDMYAQDSIDLLQNSGLQFRKHEEDGIEPQEFAELLMTSGIVLMDNIKWLSFHSGYDFGYLLKLLTDHKLPLEEIEFFESLRLYFPTVYDVKYLMKLCKNLKGGLQEVADQLELRRVGPQHQAGSDSHLTGMAFFKIKEIFFDDNIESSSGHLYGLGAPFAVNGNNFHDNGDNSSSS, encoded by the exons ATGAAGATTAAATCGGATTTCGATAGTGCCGATCGTGCAATACGGCAATCAAACATTGACAAAGTGTCGGAGCTAGGGGGACTCAGGGGCTCATTAGCCGGTTCGCCCAGTGCGAAGTGGACTGCAGGACTTGTGGAAGGCCAAGATCCTGTACCCTTCGAATCGGTCAGACAG AGTATGCCTTCCGTGAGTGGTGTCAGTAGTATCCCTTCCAATGAGGAGTGTGGTATCAAAGATGTTTGGAAACACAATTTGGAAGAGGAGTTCCGCACTATTAGACAG gtggtgcaaaaatatcattGGGTAGCTATGGATACGGAGTTTCCAGGTGTTGTAGCGAGACCTCTCGGCGAATTTCGGTCAACTGCAGATTACCAGTATCAATTATTACG ATGCAATGTAGATTTACTGAAGATTATTCAACTCGGACTGACCTTTATGGATGAAAATGGCAAAACACCTCATGGCTACACCACTTGgcaattcaatttcaaatttaatcttCA GGAGGACATGTATGCACAAGACTCGATCGATTTATTACAAAACTCAGGACTCCAATTTAGGAAGCACGAAGAAGACGGAATTGAACCACAAGAATTTGCAGAATTGTTGATGACATCGG GTATAGTTCTTATGGATAATATAAAATGGCTCAGTTTTCATTCTGGTTATGATTTTGGATACCTGTTAAAACTTCTCACGGATCATAAATTACCATTAGAAGAAATCGAATTTTTCGAAAGCTTAAGACTGTATTTTCCCACCGTTTATGATGTAAAG tacctaATGAAGCTTTGTAAAAATTTGAAAGGCGGATTACAAGAAGTAGCCGATCAACTTGAATTGAGACGTGTCGGTCCGCAACATCAAGCTGGTTCAGATTCTCATCTCACAGGAAtggcattttttaaaataaaagaa ATTTTCTTTGATGACAACATAGAAAGCTCCAGTGGTCATTTGTATGGCTTGGGTGCTCCGTTTGCCGTCAACGGTAACAACTTCCACGATAACGGAGACAACAGTAGTTCGTCGTGA